TTTGTTCTGGCTTTTGCTGATTTGTCGATTCTGTCATAATGGCGCTCCAATTGTAGGCTCTTGATTAAATATAAGTTTTGCTTATGACTCTTATTAGTTAAAAAAATCTTTACAAAACTTGACATTAATCTAATCAAAGTAATATAGTGGTTTGTAATGCGTTAAATAAAAACGCTAAATTATATCCATCTTATCTTGTCGAAAACGGACTTATATCCAATATGACAACCACCTTACAACAACAGCAAAGCCAAAACGTTTGGGAACGGTTTTGCCAGTGGGTGACCAGCACCAACAACCGCCTTTACATCGGCTGGTTCGGTGTCTTAATGATCCCCACCCTCTTAACCGCAACCACCTGCTTCATCATCGCCTTCATCGCAGCACCTCCTGTAGATATCGACGGCATTCGTGAACCCGTAGCTGGTTCTCTCCTCTACGGAAACAACATCATCTCTGGAGCAGTAGTTCCCTCCTCCAACGCCATCGGACTGCACTTCTATCCCATCTGGGAAGCAGCTAGCCTTGACGAATGGCTCTACAACGGTGGCCCCTATCAGCTCATCGCCTTCCACTTCTTAATCGGAGTCTTCTGCTACCTCGGACGTGAGTGGGAACTCTCCTATCGTTTAGGAATGCGCCCCTGGATTTGCGTAGCCTTCTCCGCACCAGTAGCAGCAGCCACCGCAGTCTTCTTAATCTATCCCATCGGACAAGGAAGCTTCTCCGACGGAATGCCCTTAGGAATCAGTGGAACCTTCAACTTCATGTTCGTGTTCCAAGCTGAGCACAACATCTTAATGCACCCCTTCCATATGCTCGGTGTTGCCGGGGTATTCGGAGGCGCCTTATTCTCCGCCATGCACGGTTCTCTCGTTACCTCCAGCTTAGTACGTGAGACCACCGAAAACGAAAGCCAAAACAACGGCTACAAATTCGGACAAGAAGAAGAAACCTACAACATCGTTGCAGCCCACGGTTACTTTGGTCGCTTAATCTTCCAATACGCCAGCTTCAACAACAGCCGTAGCCTCCACTTCTTCTTAGCAGCGTGGCCAGTCATCGGAATCTGGTTTACCGCGTTAGGTGTAAGCACCATGGCGTTCAACCTCAACGGATTCAACTTCAACCAGTCGGTAATTGACAGTCAAGGACGTGTCATCAACACTTGGGCAGACGTATTAAACCGCGCGAACCTCGGATTTGAGGTCATGCACGAACGTAACGCTCATAACTTCCCCTTAGACTTAGCCTCTGGTGAAGCGACTCCTGTTGCCATGCAAGCACCTGAAATCAATGGCTAATCTCTAATTAGTTAGTTCGATTTCACCCCCTCTTTCGGGAGGGGGTTTTTTGCTGATTCTTAGAGCTCATCAGCAATAAATCGATTATTCCTTAGCGGGTTCAGCGGCTAATTTGGGTGTTTTGCCAACGGTTTGTGACTCTTTTGCCACATCCTTAACCCACTGTACTAAAACTGCAGCAATCACCATAGATACGCCACCAACAGCAAGAGCAAAGATGCGATTATTACTTAAAAGGTTGTCCATCACCCAGCCCAAACCTAAAGCCGCGATAATTTGGGGGATAACAATAAAAGCATTGAAAATTCCCATGTAAATTCCTGTATCCCTCATCGGTAAAACATCTGAGAGCATAGAATAAGGCATAGTTAAAGCACTCGCCCACGCTAACCCAAAACAAGCCATAGGGATTAATAGTAAATAATGATTCTCTACCAATAGCAGGGAAATTAAACCAGCGCCCCCACAGAATAAACTAAAAGCATGGGTAGTTTTACGACTGGTTGCAGCAGCAATGCGAGAGAGAAATAGAGAATAAATAAAACAAACTACATTGTATAGAGCAATACAAATTCCAGCCCATTCAATGCCTTGTTGGTAGAGAGGAGAACTTTCTGTTGTGGCGCCAAAAATTTCATGTCCCACGGCTGGGGGAAAATAGAGAAAGACACAAAAAATGCCTAACCAGGTGAAAAACTGCACCCAAGCTAACTGTTTCATCAACTCAGGCATAGTACGAACCTTATCAAAAATGCCTTTAATGATGCCAAAAACCCCACCTGTATTTTCTTGGCGGTTTTTCAGGGCCTCTAAATCTTGTGGCGGATATTCTTTCGTGGTGAAAACTGTCCATAAGACAGTGCCTAAAAATACTGCTGCTCCAACGTAATAGGAGATTTTGACGGTACTAGGAATTTCCCCTTCTGGGGTGACCACTTGATTAAAGCCAAACCAATGATTAAGAATCCAAGGGCAAATGGAAGCCATCACTGCTCCCAAGCCAATGAAAAACGCTTGCATCCCAAAACCAAGAGTCCGTTGATTTTTGGGGACTAAGTCAGAAACAAAAGCCCGAAATGGCTCCATACTAATATTGACAGAGGTATCGAGCATCCATAAGGCTCCCGCTGCCATCCATAAACTAGAAGAGTTAGGCATTATAATCAGGGCTATGGAACTAAGAATCGCGC
This window of the Euhalothece natronophila Z-M001 genome carries:
- the psbA gene encoding photosystem II q(b) protein, translated to MTTTLQQQQSQNVWERFCQWVTSTNNRLYIGWFGVLMIPTLLTATTCFIIAFIAAPPVDIDGIREPVAGSLLYGNNIISGAVVPSSNAIGLHFYPIWEAASLDEWLYNGGPYQLIAFHFLIGVFCYLGREWELSYRLGMRPWICVAFSAPVAAATAVFLIYPIGQGSFSDGMPLGISGTFNFMFVFQAEHNILMHPFHMLGVAGVFGGALFSAMHGSLVTSSLVRETTENESQNNGYKFGQEEETYNIVAAHGYFGRLIFQYASFNNSRSLHFFLAAWPVIGIWFTALGVSTMAFNLNGFNFNQSVIDSQGRVINTWADVLNRANLGFEVMHERNAHNFPLDLASGEATPVAMQAPEING
- a CDS encoding MFS transporter, with product MRQNVQKIKNWQKRFKKAPLGFVQLWNMSFGFFGIQFGWTLQMANTSAIYEYLGANPEQIPILWLAAPMSGLIAQPIIGYMSDRTWTRLGRRRPYFLLGAILSSIALIIMPNSSSLWMAAGALWMLDTSVNISMEPFRAFVSDLVPKNQRTLGFGMQAFFIGLGAVMASICPWILNHWFGFNQVVTPEGEIPSTVKISYYVGAAVFLGTVLWTVFTTKEYPPQDLEALKNRQENTGGVFGIIKGIFDKVRTMPELMKQLAWVQFFTWLGIFCVFLYFPPAVGHEIFGATTESSPLYQQGIEWAGICIALYNVVCFIYSLFLSRIAAATSRKTTHAFSLFCGGAGLISLLLVENHYLLLIPMACFGLAWASALTMPYSMLSDVLPMRDTGIYMGIFNAFIVIPQIIAALGLGWVMDNLLSNNRIFALAVGGVSMVIAAVLVQWVKDVAKESQTVGKTPKLAAEPAKE